One window of Sulfurospirillum sp. 1612 genomic DNA carries:
- a CDS encoding D-2-hydroxyacid dehydrogenase, producing MTLSLLDRATLGRVDLSIFDRFGVMKIYESTRLEERIEHIGDSEIVLTNKVVIDKEVMAQCPNLKLICITATGTNNVDLEYAKEHHIVVKNVAGYSTASVAQATFTMALSIIGNSAYYDAYVKSKAWSKSEIFTNFDREFFEIKGKVWGIIGLGNIGKEVAKIASAFGAHVQYYSTSGKNHDSDYPSVDLNGLLTSSDVISIHAPLNPQTENLIQKAELLKMKEGAIILNMGRGGIINEQDLAEVIDTRDIFAGLDVVKTEPIEEDNPLLHIRKQDHIRFAPHTAWASKEARATLIKMVAKNIENFLGENHGKRA from the coding sequence ATGACTTTATCTTTGTTAGATCGCGCGACATTAGGTCGGGTTGATTTGAGTATTTTTGATCGTTTTGGCGTGATGAAAATATACGAATCAACACGTTTAGAAGAGCGAATTGAGCATATTGGTGACAGTGAGATTGTATTGACTAATAAAGTCGTAATCGATAAAGAGGTGATGGCGCAATGCCCCAATCTCAAGCTGATCTGTATCACCGCTACCGGTACTAATAATGTCGATTTAGAGTATGCCAAAGAGCATCATATCGTCGTTAAAAATGTCGCTGGATATTCGACTGCCTCTGTGGCTCAAGCAACCTTTACGATGGCACTTTCTATTATCGGAAACAGCGCTTATTATGATGCGTATGTGAAATCAAAAGCATGGTCTAAGAGTGAAATTTTTACTAATTTTGATCGTGAATTTTTTGAGATCAAAGGAAAGGTATGGGGTATTATTGGTTTGGGGAATATCGGCAAAGAAGTCGCCAAAATCGCTAGCGCTTTTGGTGCTCATGTGCAGTATTATTCGACGTCTGGAAAAAATCATGATAGTGACTATCCCTCTGTTGACTTAAACGGGTTGCTTACAAGTAGTGATGTTATTTCGATTCATGCACCGCTGAATCCACAAACAGAAAATCTCATCCAAAAAGCAGAACTTTTGAAGATGAAAGAGGGTGCTATTATCTTAAATATGGGACGTGGCGGCATCATCAATGAGCAAGACCTCGCCGAAGTAATCGATACGCGTGATATTTTTGCAGGATTGGATGTGGTGAAAACCGAACCGATAGAAGAGGATAATCCCCTCCTTCATATTCGCAAGCAAGACCATATTAGATTTGCGCCACATACGGCGTGGGCGAGTAAAGAAGCGCGCGCTACTTTAATTAAAATGGTAGCCAAAAACATAGAAAATTTTTTAGGAGAGAACCATGGCAAAAGAGCATAG
- a CDS encoding YajQ family cyclic di-GMP-binding protein: MAKEHSFDISAEIDKQELKNAIEQAKKEIVNRYDFRGLKADVDYHEDAKTITLLTTTDNKAEAMFDILISKAIKRGISPKALKEARRESVGGGNTKLTVSINDTISSDEAKKIVKEIKALKLKVQVSIRGEEVRVVGKSIDDLQEAIQAIKAKDMEIPLRFINLK, from the coding sequence ATGGCAAAAGAGCATAGTTTTGATATATCAGCAGAAATCGATAAGCAAGAGTTAAAAAATGCGATTGAACAAGCAAAGAAAGAGATTGTCAATCGCTACGATTTTAGAGGACTGAAGGCAGACGTTGATTATCATGAAGATGCGAAAACAATCACCTTGCTAACGACGACAGATAACAAGGCTGAGGCGATGTTTGATATCCTCATCTCTAAGGCCATCAAACGCGGCATTTCTCCAAAAGCACTCAAAGAAGCCAGACGAGAGAGTGTCGGTGGGGGCAATACAAAGCTAACCGTTAGCATTAATGATACTATTTCTTCTGATGAGGCCAAGAAAATTGTCAAAGAAATCAAAGCATTAAAACTCAAAGTACAGGTCTCTATTCGGGGCGAAGAAGTTCGTGTTGTGGGAAAATCCATCGATGATTTACAAGAAGCCATCCAAGCCATAAAAGCCAAGGATATGGAAATCCCACTTCGTTTTATCAATTTGAAATAA
- a CDS encoding MarC family protein, with product MVENSSILSTAILFMFILDPFGNVPLLLSILKNVDEKRKKIIIMRESLFGLVVLLFFFFFGKSFLSIFHLETAAVTIAGAIIFFVIALKMIFPGDNGNSTLFGANEEPFVVPIAIPMIAGPSALATLLLMTKTHAAMSSSKLLLAVLLAWFISSCILYVSPFLYKILRRKGLNALEKLMGMLLLMMAVQMFIDGIRNLFHLPF from the coding sequence ATGGTTGAAAACTCTTCTATTCTCTCGACCGCGATTTTATTCATGTTTATACTCGACCCTTTTGGCAACGTCCCTTTGTTGCTTAGTATTCTAAAAAATGTCGATGAAAAAAGGAAAAAAATCATTATCATGAGGGAGAGCCTTTTTGGCTTGGTGGTTTTACTCTTCTTCTTCTTTTTTGGAAAATCTTTTTTGAGTATTTTCCATCTTGAAACCGCCGCTGTGACCATCGCCGGGGCTATCATCTTTTTTGTTATTGCCTTAAAAATGATTTTTCCAGGAGATAATGGCAACAGCACCCTCTTTGGGGCCAATGAAGAACCCTTTGTCGTACCGATTGCGATCCCGATGATTGCAGGGCCATCAGCGCTTGCGACATTGTTGTTGATGACCAAGACTCATGCGGCGATGTCAAGTTCTAAACTCCTCTTAGCGGTGCTATTGGCGTGGTTTATCTCTTCTTGTATTTTGTATGTCTCGCCTTTTTTGTATAAAATCTTAAGGCGCAAAGGGCTCAATGCCTTAGAAAAATTGATGGGGATGTTACTATTGATGATGGCGGTACAAATGTTTATCGATGGCATACGAAATCTGTTTCACTTGCCCTTTTAG
- a CDS encoding AEC family transporter — MTIFLTLLGKIVPLYFSIVLGLLSTLVFKCHKDTIAKILLYLLAPLIVFNATLSVKLDASVLFLPLFFFLLSTILAFSLLYIFKKIWHDNTANLLAFSTATGNTGNIGIPLAILFLEPHLVHVFIFTVLASILYQNSVGYYITAKGDFSARESIKKVLRLPVIYAFILGIIFNLLGLKLPEVFASYATYLKGAYSIFGMMLLGMGMEHVHRNKLIDFKFISIALSIKFLLWPGIILGYIFLDKHYWHFLNDGFYMIMFLFSIVPLAGNTVTIATLLDVKPEKMSVAVLISTLISLVYIPFALYLYTR, encoded by the coding sequence ATGACGATATTTTTAACACTTTTGGGCAAAATCGTCCCACTCTATTTTAGTATTGTTTTGGGCTTATTGAGCACGTTGGTGTTCAAATGTCATAAAGATACGATTGCCAAGATATTGCTCTATCTCTTGGCGCCTTTGATTGTGTTTAATGCTACATTGAGTGTCAAACTGGATGCTTCTGTGCTTTTTTTACCGCTCTTTTTCTTTCTGCTGAGTACGATTTTGGCTTTTTCACTTTTGTATATTTTTAAAAAGATCTGGCATGATAATACGGCCAACCTTTTAGCCTTCAGTACTGCGACGGGAAATACCGGTAATATTGGAATTCCTCTGGCTATTTTATTCTTAGAGCCTCATTTGGTGCATGTGTTTATTTTCACCGTGCTGGCATCGATTTTGTATCAAAACTCAGTGGGATATTATATCACGGCAAAAGGGGATTTTTCTGCTCGGGAGAGCATCAAAAAAGTGTTACGTTTACCCGTCATCTATGCTTTTATTTTGGGGATTATTTTCAATCTCTTGGGCCTCAAACTTCCAGAAGTCTTTGCCTCTTATGCGACCTATCTCAAGGGTGCGTATTCGATTTTTGGGATGATGCTATTAGGTATGGGGATGGAGCATGTACACCGCAATAAGCTGATTGATTTCAAATTTATCTCCATCGCACTGAGTATCAAATTTTTATTATGGCCGGGCATCATATTGGGTTATATTTTTTTAGATAAGCATTACTGGCATTTTTTAAATGATGGTTTTTATATGATTATGTTCTTGTTTTCAATTGTGCCCTTAGCGGGTAATACCGTGACGATTGCGACACTGCTGGATGTCAAACCAGAAAAAATGTCAGTAGCCGTACTCATCTCCACACTGATTTCTTTAGTCTATATTCCCTTTGCCTTATATCTATATACGCGCTAG
- a CDS encoding iron-sulfur cluster assembly scaffold protein, which translates to MGKNSLIGGSIWEEYSQKVQDLMNNPQNMGEITEEQAKAMNAKLIVADFGAESCGDAVRLYWAVDESNDKIVDAKFKSFGCGTAIASSDTMAELCIGKTVDEAVKITNIDVEKAMRDTADTPAVPPQKMHCSVMAYDVIKAAAASYKGVDAASFEDQIIVCECARVSLGTIKEVIKLNDLKTVEEITAFTKAGAFCKSCIKPGGHEERDFYLVDILKETRAEMDHDALAALATAKAHNSENVAFEEMTIVQKLKDVEAVIDENIREMLLMDGGNLEIVDLRETDEGFTDIFIRYLGACSGCASSATGTLYAIEEVLKEKLSTKIRVFPI; encoded by the coding sequence ATGGGGAAAAATAGCCTAATAGGTGGCTCTATCTGGGAAGAATATAGCCAGAAAGTACAAGATTTAATGAACAATCCACAAAATATGGGTGAAATCACAGAAGAACAAGCCAAAGCTATGAATGCCAAACTCATCGTAGCAGATTTTGGAGCAGAGAGCTGTGGTGATGCGGTCAGATTGTATTGGGCGGTTGATGAAAGTAATGACAAAATCGTCGATGCGAAATTTAAAAGTTTTGGTTGCGGTACTGCGATTGCGAGTTCTGATACCATGGCGGAACTCTGCATTGGTAAAACGGTCGATGAGGCTGTAAAAATCACCAATATCGATGTCGAAAAAGCGATGCGGGATACAGCAGATACCCCAGCGGTTCCGCCTCAAAAAATGCATTGTTCTGTTATGGCCTATGATGTTATCAAAGCCGCAGCTGCTTCTTACAAAGGTGTCGATGCCGCCAGTTTTGAAGACCAAATCATCGTCTGTGAATGTGCTCGCGTCAGTCTTGGTACGATCAAAGAGGTCATTAAGCTCAATGATCTGAAAACAGTTGAAGAGATTACCGCATTTACGAAAGCGGGAGCATTTTGTAAATCGTGTATCAAACCAGGCGGTCATGAAGAACGTGACTTTTATCTGGTGGATATTCTCAAAGAGACCCGTGCAGAGATGGATCATGATGCACTAGCAGCTTTAGCGACGGCCAAAGCACATAACAGTGAGAACGTAGCCTTTGAAGAGATGACTATCGTACAAAAGCTCAAAGATGTCGAAGCTGTCATTGATGAAAATATTCGCGAAATGCTACTCATGGATGGCGGCAATCTAGAAATCGTTGATTTAAGAGAAACCGACGAGGGCTTTACTGATATTTTTATCCGATATTTAGGGGCTTGTAGTGGTTGTGCCAGTAGTGCAACGGGAACGCTTTATGCGATAGAAGAAGTATTAAAAGAGAAACTCAGCACTAAAATTCGTGTGTTTCCAATCTAA
- a CDS encoding NifS family cysteine desulfurase — protein sequence MRVYLDNNATTIVDPHVYEEMVPYFCQMYGNPNSLHNFGSETHPALRRAMDRLYAGIQANDDDDIVVTSCATESINWVLKGVYYDYILNQDKNHIITSEVEHPAVIAACKFLEGLGVDVTYLPVNASGVIELEDLEKSITDKTALVNIMWANNETGMVFPIEEIGKICKKHEILFHSDATQAIGKVPVNVQTAGVDFLSFSAHKFHGPKGVGGLYIKQGRTLTSLLHGGEQMGGRRSGTLNVPGLVGMGKAMELAVENLDFEKNSVKKLRNKLEDALLQIPDTFVVGTKEERTPNTILISIKGIEGEAMLWDLNKAGIAASTGSACASETLESNPVMEAIGAEADLAHTALRLSLSRFTTEEEIDYTIEVINTAVARLRAISSTFSYAPSWHHSTL from the coding sequence ATGAGAGTATATTTAGATAATAATGCGACTACGATAGTAGACCCGCATGTATATGAAGAGATGGTACCATATTTTTGTCAAATGTATGGCAATCCAAATTCACTTCATAATTTTGGAAGCGAAACACATCCAGCGCTTAGACGTGCTATGGATAGACTATATGCAGGGATTCAAGCCAATGACGATGATGATATTGTCGTAACATCATGTGCCACAGAGAGTATTAATTGGGTGCTTAAAGGCGTCTATTATGATTATATATTGAATCAAGACAAAAATCACATCATTACATCCGAAGTAGAACATCCTGCCGTGATTGCCGCATGCAAGTTTTTGGAGGGCTTAGGTGTCGATGTGACCTATCTACCTGTCAATGCTTCTGGTGTTATTGAGCTTGAAGATTTAGAAAAAAGCATCACCGATAAAACCGCATTGGTGAATATCATGTGGGCCAACAATGAAACCGGTATGGTGTTTCCAATCGAAGAAATCGGCAAGATTTGTAAAAAGCATGAGATTCTTTTTCACTCTGATGCCACACAAGCCATTGGAAAAGTTCCGGTCAACGTCCAAACAGCGGGGGTTGATTTTCTCAGTTTTTCAGCCCATAAATTTCACGGACCCAAAGGAGTCGGCGGACTGTATATCAAACAAGGCAGAACATTAACAAGCCTCTTACACGGAGGAGAACAAATGGGTGGTCGCCGAAGTGGAACACTAAATGTACCCGGCCTTGTAGGTATGGGTAAAGCCATGGAATTGGCCGTAGAAAATTTGGATTTTGAAAAAAACAGTGTCAAAAAGCTAAGAAATAAACTCGAAGATGCGCTGTTGCAAATTCCTGATACTTTTGTCGTCGGTACCAAAGAAGAGCGTACCCCAAATACTATCTTGATTAGTATCAAAGGCATTGAAGGCGAAGCCATGCTATGGGATTTAAACAAAGCAGGAATTGCTGCGAGTACGGGAAGTGCCTGTGCGAGTGAAACGCTTGAATCCAATCCTGTCATGGAAGCCATCGGCGCAGAAGCTGATTTGGCACATACGGCACTTCGCTTGTCGTTATCACGATTTACAACAGAAGAAGAGATCGACTACACAATCGAAGTCATCAATACAGCCGTAGCGAGACTCCGTGCGATTTCAAGTACATTTTCATATGCGCCATCTTGGCATCATAGTACATTATAA
- the fliI gene encoding flagellar protein export ATPase FliI — protein sequence MPLHKLKQRLANEGLSPLFGTIKKISSSTIEAEGLNPSIGDIVKIVSNDKSELGMVTELNQRSFFVAPFGFVEGFKIGDKIFISEQGMMISVGDHLLGRVVDPFMKPKDGKGEIEDCTTTPIMKPPLDAMKRGLISEPFFVGVKTIDGLLTCGKGQKLGIFAGSGVGKSTLMGMIVKGSSATIKVVALIGERGREVPEFIQKNLGGDLSNTVIIVATSDDSPLMRKYGAFCAMSVAEYFKDQGHDVLFIMDSITRFAMAQREIGLALGEPPTSKGYPPSVLTLLPQLMERAGKEDGKGSITAFFTVLVEGDDLSDPIADQSRSILDGHIVLSRELTDYGIFPPINIQTSASRVMGDVISEEHKKYAMEFKKLSSILKENEVLVRIGAYEKGNDRELDLAIQKKEQMNEFLLQQPNEIINFEETQKMLKEIIT from the coding sequence ATGCCACTGCACAAACTCAAACAACGCCTTGCCAATGAGGGACTCTCCCCTCTTTTTGGTACGATTAAAAAAATTAGCTCTTCGACAATCGAGGCTGAGGGGCTCAATCCGAGTATTGGAGATATTGTCAAAATTGTCTCCAACGACAAAAGTGAGCTTGGTATGGTGACAGAACTCAATCAACGCTCTTTTTTTGTTGCACCTTTTGGGTTTGTCGAGGGCTTTAAAATCGGGGACAAGATATTTATCAGTGAACAAGGCATGATGATCTCTGTGGGCGATCATCTACTCGGAAGAGTTGTTGATCCCTTTATGAAGCCAAAAGATGGCAAAGGCGAGATTGAAGATTGCACCACGACACCAATCATGAAACCGCCACTTGATGCCATGAAACGTGGCTTAATCAGCGAGCCATTTTTTGTGGGAGTGAAAACAATCGATGGATTACTCACCTGCGGAAAAGGTCAGAAACTAGGTATTTTCGCAGGCAGTGGTGTCGGAAAATCTACCTTGATGGGGATGATTGTCAAAGGCTCTAGCGCGACCATCAAAGTCGTCGCACTCATCGGAGAGCGGGGCAGAGAAGTACCTGAATTTATCCAAAAAAATCTTGGTGGGGATTTAAGCAATACCGTCATCATCGTCGCCACAAGCGATGACTCTCCTTTGATGCGAAAATATGGAGCTTTTTGTGCGATGAGTGTCGCAGAATATTTCAAAGACCAAGGACATGATGTCCTTTTTATCATGGATTCCATCACACGATTTGCCATGGCCCAAAGAGAGATTGGACTCGCGCTGGGAGAACCTCCGACTTCAAAAGGGTATCCCCCTTCTGTATTGACCCTCTTACCCCAATTGATGGAGCGAGCAGGAAAAGAAGATGGCAAGGGATCGATTACCGCATTTTTCACAGTTTTAGTAGAAGGTGATGATCTGAGTGACCCTATTGCTGATCAATCTAGAAGTATTCTTGATGGGCATATTGTACTGAGTCGGGAACTCACAGATTATGGTATCTTCCCACCCATCAATATCCAAACCAGTGCTTCCAGAGTGATGGGAGATGTCATCAGCGAAGAGCATAAAAAATATGCGATGGAATTCAAAAAACTCAGTTCCATACTAAAAGAGAATGAAGTATTGGTGCGAATCGGAGCCTATGAAAAAGGTAACGACAGAGAACTCGATCTTGCGATTCAGAAAAAAGAACAGATGAATGAATTTTTACTTCAACAACCTAATGAAATTATAAATTTTGAAGAGACTCAAAAGATGCTCAAAGAAATAATCACCTAG
- the folE gene encoding GTP cyclohydrolase I FolE, protein MEKEQEFESLVKRMLTLLGEDTDREGLIKTPKRVQKAFEFMTQGYGQDPKKVLNDALFQSDNSQMVLIKDIEFYSLCEHHLLPIIGRAHVAYIPNGKVVGLSKIPRMVDIFARRLQIQEQLTEQIANAINEVIAPQGVGVVIQARHMCMEMRGVEKTHSNTTTSSLKGIFLKSNTRKEFFDIINAPQATRF, encoded by the coding sequence ATGGAAAAAGAACAAGAATTTGAAAGTTTGGTCAAACGAATGCTAACACTTTTGGGCGAAGATACCGACCGAGAGGGTTTAATTAAAACACCCAAAAGGGTACAAAAAGCTTTTGAGTTTATGACCCAAGGATACGGACAAGATCCTAAAAAAGTCTTGAATGATGCCCTTTTTCAAAGCGACAACAGTCAAATGGTACTGATTAAAGATATCGAGTTTTATTCATTATGCGAACATCACCTCTTGCCGATAATCGGACGCGCTCATGTAGCCTATATTCCCAACGGCAAAGTCGTGGGGTTATCAAAAATACCTCGAATGGTAGATATTTTTGCCCGAAGATTACAAATCCAAGAACAACTCACCGAACAAATCGCCAATGCCATCAATGAAGTCATTGCGCCCCAAGGAGTGGGAGTTGTGATACAAGCACGTCATATGTGTATGGAGATGCGCGGTGTTGAAAAGACACATTCAAACACGACCACCTCATCGCTCAAGGGAATTTTCTTGAAATCAAATACTCGAAAAGAGTTTTTTGATATCATCAATGCCCCACAAGCAACAAGATTCTAA
- the tig gene encoding trigger factor — MQINAKRINSANAQIDAKISNTLLASKEDKIAAKAAKTMKVDGFRQGKVPVNVVKSRHGEQIKQDAEQEALKELFDKGLKELDAQADMVVGEPIISKFDKTDDGIDVEVKVSFRPVIKLDGYEELVPEYKSPRVTQKEIDQRIVEMMSSIAGMKKVEEERPLQSGDFALIDFEGFVDGVAFEGGKAEKYLLEIGSGSFIPGFEGELIGMKLGEEKDINVTFPDNYKEDLAGKPAVFKVKLHEMQVKDIKPTPSEEDLKKLLPGEENPTKEMLEAQVKDQLKNEKLHKLFSEEIRPKFIDAVLEKFEFDIPENIVDQEIDLQVRNVFSSLSEDEIKEYSENPSKIEEKRGEFADEARNSVKLTFVVDELAKREEINVSDQEVTQMIYFEAMQQGQEPQKYLEYYQKQGLLPAVKMAIVEDRLFNKIFTNNKKTAAKTEAK, encoded by the coding sequence ATGCAAATCAATGCTAAAAGAATTAATAGTGCAAACGCACAAATAGATGCGAAGATATCTAATACTCTATTAGCTTCGAAAGAAGACAAGATTGCAGCAAAAGCTGCTAAAACTATGAAAGTGGATGGTTTTAGACAAGGTAAAGTACCGGTAAATGTTGTGAAATCAAGACATGGTGAACAAATTAAACAAGATGCAGAACAAGAAGCTTTAAAAGAGTTGTTTGACAAAGGCTTAAAAGAATTAGACGCACAAGCAGATATGGTGGTTGGTGAACCAATTATATCAAAATTTGATAAAACCGATGATGGCATTGATGTTGAGGTAAAAGTCTCTTTTAGACCAGTCATTAAACTTGATGGTTATGAAGAATTGGTCCCTGAGTATAAATCTCCAAGAGTGACACAAAAAGAGATTGATCAAAGAATTGTAGAGATGATGAGTTCAATCGCCGGCATGAAAAAAGTCGAAGAAGAGCGACCATTGCAAAGTGGCGATTTTGCCTTGATTGATTTCGAAGGTTTTGTTGATGGGGTAGCTTTTGAAGGCGGTAAAGCTGAAAAATATCTACTTGAAATCGGCAGTGGTTCTTTTATCCCGGGATTTGAAGGGGAATTAATCGGTATGAAATTGGGTGAAGAAAAAGATATCAATGTGACGTTTCCTGATAATTACAAAGAAGATTTGGCCGGAAAACCAGCGGTATTCAAAGTAAAACTTCACGAAATGCAAGTGAAAGATATTAAACCAACTCCAAGTGAAGAAGATCTCAAAAAATTGCTTCCAGGTGAAGAAAACCCAACAAAAGAAATGCTTGAAGCACAAGTGAAAGATCAATTGAAAAATGAAAAATTACACAAATTGTTCAGTGAAGAGATTCGACCAAAATTCATCGATGCTGTTTTAGAAAAATTTGAATTTGATATTCCTGAAAATATTGTGGATCAAGAGATTGATTTACAAGTGAGAAATGTCTTCTCTAGTCTTAGCGAAGATGAAATCAAAGAATACTCAGAAAATCCAAGTAAAATCGAAGAAAAAAGAGGCGAATTTGCAGATGAAGCTAGAAATAGTGTCAAATTAACTTTTGTTGTGGATGAGTTGGCAAAACGTGAAGAGATTAACGTAAGCGACCAAGAAGTCACACAAATGATTTATTTTGAAGCCATGCAACAAGGACAAGAACCACAAAAATACCTCGAGTATTATCAAAAACAAGGACTTCTTCCGGCTGTGAAGATGGCAATCGTCGAAGATAGACTGTTTAATAAGATTTTTACAAACAATAAAAAAACAGCAGCAAAAACAGAGGCGAAATAA
- the clpP gene encoding ATP-dependent Clp endopeptidase proteolytic subunit ClpP, whose protein sequence is MSYVPVVVEKTGRGERSYDIYSRLLKDRIIMLSGEINDAVASSIVAQLLFLEAEDPEKDIYLYINSPGGVITSGFSIYDTMNYIRPDISTICIGQAASMGAFLLSCGAQGKRYALPNSRIMIHQPLGGAQGQATDIEIQAKEIMRLKQTLNEILAKNSGQKISKIIKDTERDFFMSAKESMEYGLIDKVLEKSFK, encoded by the coding sequence ATGAGCTATGTTCCCGTAGTCGTTGAAAAAACAGGTAGAGGAGAGCGAAGTTACGATATCTATTCACGATTGTTAAAAGATAGAATCATCATGCTAAGTGGTGAAATCAATGATGCGGTGGCCTCTTCGATTGTCGCACAACTTTTGTTTTTGGAAGCAGAAGATCCTGAAAAAGATATTTATTTGTATATTAACTCTCCCGGTGGTGTGATTACCAGTGGATTTAGTATTTATGATACGATGAATTATATCCGACCTGATATCAGTACGATTTGTATTGGTCAGGCGGCTTCTATGGGAGCATTTTTACTCAGTTGTGGTGCTCAGGGCAAACGTTATGCCCTCCCCAATTCTCGTATCATGATACATCAACCACTTGGTGGTGCACAAGGACAGGCAACGGATATTGAGATTCAAGCCAAAGAGATTATGAGATTAAAACAAACACTCAATGAAATTCTTGCAAAAAACAGCGGTCAAAAAATATCAAAGATAATCAAAGATACCGAGCGTGATTTTTTCATGAGTGCAAAAGAATCTATGGAATATGGACTGATTGACAAAGTTTTAGAAAAAAGCTTTAAGTAA
- a CDS encoding GGDEF domain-containing protein, whose protein sequence is MLNAETSKAQNANSELEKFSLFVLKTISDENLLPTPANFKIYFEKLLENKPAAFKKRAIEYIETDEVILDESRIDLESKIKDGFSEIKSIAKIASVIYKNLSVMDKIIKKRVTEINVDVDKFMLQNIMSALNADLDKLSNVTEKQMYNLKKHYDKTVEIIKEVEDKAIFDPKYEVFNRNYFLLALNKEISSVKEYKHHSSIVLTRVKESVLEKIANQKERELFQKNIAKLILKTSRRSDIISYYGEGVFSIIMRHTDLANAKKACERIGELIDRSSFFMDSKELDVDIELAIMPVIADMSAEEHIVSALEAMPETGKNLQPYLVGAYEDKVKHDS, encoded by the coding sequence ATGTTAAATGCTGAAACATCAAAGGCACAAAATGCTAACAGTGAGTTGGAAAAATTTTCTCTTTTTGTTTTAAAAACAATCAGTGATGAGAATTTGCTTCCGACTCCGGCGAATTTTAAGATATATTTTGAAAAATTGCTAGAGAATAAACCTGCGGCGTTTAAAAAAAGAGCAATCGAGTATATCGAGACAGATGAAGTGATATTGGATGAATCTCGAATCGATTTAGAGAGTAAAATCAAAGATGGCTTTTCGGAGATTAAAAGTATTGCGAAAATTGCTTCTGTTATCTATAAAAATTTAAGTGTCATGGATAAAATTATCAAGAAAAGAGTGACCGAGATTAATGTCGATGTCGATAAATTTATGTTGCAAAATATCATGAGCGCATTAAATGCTGATCTTGATAAGTTGTCAAATGTCACCGAAAAACAGATGTACAATCTCAAAAAACATTATGATAAAACGGTAGAGATTATAAAAGAAGTAGAAGACAAGGCAATCTTTGATCCCAAATATGAAGTTTTTAACAGGAACTATTTTTTACTCGCGTTGAATAAAGAGATTAGTTCAGTCAAAGAGTACAAGCATCACAGCTCCATCGTGCTAACGCGAGTCAAAGAATCTGTGCTAGAAAAAATTGCAAATCAAAAAGAACGTGAATTGTTCCAAAAAAATATCGCAAAATTGATTTTGAAGACGTCACGACGAAGCGATATTATCTCGTACTATGGCGAGGGTGTTTTTTCTATTATAATGCGCCATACTGATCTTGCCAATGCAAAAAAAGCATGCGAGCGCATTGGTGAGCTGATTGACCGTTCGAGCTTTTTCATGGATTCAAAAGAGTTGGATGTGGACATAGAGTTGGCTATTATGCCTGTTATTGCCGATATGAGTGCAGAAGAGCATATTGTCTCTGCTCTTGAAGCGATGCCAGAGACGGGCAAAAATTTGCAACCTTATTTAGTGGGAGCGTATGAAGACAAGGTGAAACATGATTCGTGA
- the def gene encoding peptide deformylase — protein MIREILVYPDKRLRLKSKDVTAFDAQLHTLLDDMYETMIAKEGIGLAAIQIGIAKNILIINLVDEEGMQQKEDLIEVINPKITHKEGEEVYQEGCLSVPGYYDDVKRAEKIKVEYYNRFGEKIVQELDGLLAIAMQHEMDHLLGHLFIEKLSYLKRKKFEKEWKKKIKVDK, from the coding sequence ATGATTCGTGAGATATTGGTTTATCCAGATAAAAGATTAAGATTAAAATCTAAAGATGTGACAGCATTTGATGCGCAATTGCACACACTTTTAGATGATATGTATGAAACGATGATAGCCAAGGAAGGTATTGGCCTTGCGGCTATTCAAATAGGTATTGCTAAAAATATTTTGATTATCAACCTTGTTGATGAAGAAGGGATGCAGCAAAAAGAGGACTTAATTGAAGTCATTAACCCAAAAATCACCCATAAAGAAGGCGAAGAAGTCTATCAAGAAGGGTGTTTGAGTGTACCGGGTTATTATGATGATGTGAAACGCGCTGAGAAAATAAAAGTCGAATACTATAATCGCTTTGGAGAAAAAATTGTCCAGGAGTTAGATGGACTTTTGGCTATCGCGATGCAACATGAGATGGATCATCTCTTAGGACATTTATTTATAGAAAAACTTTCGTACCTAAAACGTAAAAAATTTGAAAAAGAGTGGAAAAAGAAAATTAAAGTGGACAAGTAA